In the genome of Phlebotomus papatasi isolate M1 chromosome 2, Ppap_2.1, whole genome shotgun sequence, one region contains:
- the LOC129804939 gene encoding carboxypeptidase N subunit 2-like yields the protein MNLEHLSLRRNKVSHITNKSFNNLSSLITLDLAMNNIRQIENHTFYGLPKLQELRLGHNSITNLPDELFGALGQLRKLMLFSNHITHLGEKSFVGLHRVTILSLNNNLLKFLHPTVFEPLTKLTKLRLDWNELHFLPHGCLDRIPRLLAVKLGENPWHCDCRAIYLARWLRSSSSHLWNTEPLCKSPEILEGQSVGLLRFDNLCKGQWAAMVNLSPRLPIRKQLMTASRTLSDVLQQHNEMMSKVKIL from the exons AATCGTTTAACAATCTCTCAAGCCTTATCACCCTCGATCTAGCAATGAATAATATCAGACAA ATAGAAAATCACACGTTCTACGGATTGCCGAAACTTCAGGAACTACGTTTAGGTCATAATTCGATAACGAATCTTCCTGATGAACTATTCGGTGCTCTTGGACAACTCAGGAAGTTGATGCTTTTCTCCAATCACATCACACATCTGGGAGAGAAATCTTTCGTGGGATTGCATCGAGTAACCATACTTTCTCTCAATAACAACCTTCTGAAATTTCTACATCCAACAGTTTTTGAACCATTAACTAAACTAACTAAACT TCGTTTAGATTGGAATGAACTACATTTCCTTCCGCATGGCTGCTTGGACAGGATACCAAGGCTTTTGGCTGTTAAACTTGGAGAAAATCCCTGGCATTGTGACTGTCGTGCTATTTATTTAGCCCGATGGCTAAGGTCTTCTAGTTCTCATCTTTGGAATACCGAACCACTATGCAAGAGTCCCGAAATCTTAGAAGGTCAATCCGTAGGTCTTCTACGTTTCGATAACCTATGCAAGGGTCAATGGGCTGCAATGGTCAACTTATCTCCACGTTTACCTATCCGGAAGCAACTTATGACTGCCTCTCGCACCCTCAGTGATGTTCTTCAACAACACAACGAAATGATGAGCAAAGTGAAAATTCTCTAG